One genomic region from Paramormyrops kingsleyae isolate MSU_618 chromosome 24, PKINGS_0.4, whole genome shotgun sequence encodes:
- the LOC140582271 gene encoding uncharacterized protein, giving the protein MMVNYRTGRDSAASNQALTWTRQPNPCYMAIPAGADALIHTVLESRLGQTPSSILYWNPTWGRLPHPYCIGIPPGADVLIHTVLESHLGQTPSSILYWNPTWGRRPHPYCIGIPPGADALIHTVLESHLGQTPSSILYWNPTWGRRPHPYCIGIPPGADALIHTVLESHLGQTPSSILYWNPTWGRRPHPYCIGIPPGADVLIHTVLESHLGQTSSSILYWNPAWGRRPHPYCIGIPPGADVLIHTVLETRLGQTSSSILYWNPAWGRRPHPYCIGIPPGADTLIHTVLESRLGQTSSSILYWNPAWGRRPHPYCIGIPPGADVLIHTVLESRLGQTSSSILYWNPAWGRRPHPYCIGIPLGADVLIHTVLESRLGQTSSSIPHGNPA; this is encoded by the exons ATGATGGTGAACTATAGGACTGGAAGGGACAGCGCAGCTTCAAATCAAGCTCTCACCTGGACCCGGCAGCCAAATCCATGCTATATGGCAATCCCAG CTGGGGCAGACGCCCTCATCCATACTGTATTGGAATCCCGCCTGGGGCAGACTCCCTCATCCATACTGTATTGGAATCCCACCTGGGGCAGACTCCCTCATCCATACTGTATTGGAATCCCACCTGGGGCAGACGTCCTCATCCATACTGTATTGGAATCCCACCTGGGGCAGACGCCCTCATCCATACTGTATTGGAATCCCACCTGGGGCAGACGTCCTCATCCATACTGTATTGGAATCCCACCTGGGGCAGACGCCCTCATCCATACTGTATTGGAATCCCACCTGGGGCAGACGCCCTCATCCATACTGTATTGGAATCCCACCTGGGGCAGACGCCCTCATCCATACTGTATTGGAATCCCACCTGGGGCAGACGCCCTCATCCATACTGTATTGGAATCCCACCTGGGGCAGACGCCCTCATCCATACTGTATTGGAATCCCACCTGGGGCAGACGCCCTCATCCATACTGTATTGGAATCCCACCTGGGGCAGACGTCCTCATCCATACTGTATTGGAATCCCACCTGGGGCAGACGTCCTCATCCATACTGTATTGGAATCCCGCCTGGGGCAGACGTCCTCATCCATACTGTATTGGAATCCCGCCTGGGGCAGACGTCCTCATCCATACTGTATTGGAAACCCGCCTGGGGCAGACGTCCTCATCCATACTGTATTGGAATCCCGCCTGGGGCAGACGTCCTCATCCATACTGTATTGGAATCCCGCCTGGGGCAGACACCCTCATCCATACTGTATTGGAATCCCGCCTGGGGCAGACGTCCTCATCCATACTGTATTGGAATCCCGCCTGGGGCAGACGTCCTCATCCATACTGTATTGGAATCCCGCCTGGGGCAGACGTCCTCATCCATACTGTATTGGAATCCCGCCTGGGGCAGACGTCCTCATCCATACTGTATTGGAATCCCGCCTGGGGCAGACGTCCTCATCCATACTGTATTGGAATCCCGCTTGGGGCAGACGTCCTCATCCATACTGTATTGGAATCCCGCTTGGGGCAGACGTCCTCATCCATACCACATGGGAATCCCGCCTGA